tcttttccttttatttcacaCTTATTGTAAGGAAATTATTTCAACAATTCCCTGCTCTCATAATGGGTGGAGGAACTTCAAGAGCTTATTTATAGAACCTTCATCTCTATCCGAAAGCTTTGGTGTCGATTGCCAATGCATATCAATAAACTTCATCCTAGTACATCATTACTATCTACGATGGTGGTTGCATAGAGGTGCTTTGTAAAATTACCTCCAATTGTAATCATTTAGGAGAGCTCAGTGGAAAGGCCTCCCTTTAGAGGTGGAGGATTCTCTGTCTTCCAATGGCAATGAGAGAACTCTCAGGTGGAAAAAACCAGTCTTCAAGATTAAATTAGTTAATGCATCTATTTGAGATGGTGCTTCAAATATAACTGGAAAACTAATGGTTTTAGTGACTGGAATCTCCTGCTGCTGATACTGTCTGAACCTTGATGTTTTTGGTAAGgatttcaacaataaaaattcatattagaGAAATTATgtaagagaataatataaatcttagCCTGGACCTCACtcatcaaaaacattaaatgggTCTATTATAATTTTGGCCAATGTCTATTGAAGACTAATCGTGGCTTTTGTTGCTTAAGATGTCTTCCTGTTGTTGTAACTATGATCTTCACTGAATTCAGGATACAGGGAGAAGGTTTTTGCAATAATTGGTGTTAAGGTCCATGCTGCAGGGATATATGTAAATCCGTCCATATTAAGTACGTTGAGCACTTGGAAAGGAGAATCAGCTAGTGAGATTCAAGAGAACACAGCTTTGTTTAGTTCGATTTTCCAGGGTAACTGATCTCATCAGATACGTACTACTCTGAAGAGGAAGAGCATATGAATTTCGCTAATATAACTGACCTTATTCCTTGATTGCAGCTCCTTTGGAAAAATCATTACAGATTGTTGATGGCAAAACTTTCTAGGATGCCTTGGATGAAGCCATATCCCCAAGAATCAAAGAAGCCACTTCACTTGACAAGTCTGCTCTGTCCACATTTCGAAGCATCTTCCAAGGTCGACCTCTTAAAAAAGGAACTTCAATATTTTTGACTTGGTTGGACCCCTCCAAAATGCTAGTAAGTGTGAATTTGTACATGCATACATGAGCACTTTTGTAATTCTTCTATGTTTCTCGGTGACAGggttttactttcatttttcttctgtttctgttttttcttctctgcgtATTAATTCAGACTGTATTGTGATTGGCAGGTTTGCGTCTCATCAGATGGAACTCCATCTAGTCTAGATGCTACGATTGCGTCGGAAAATGTTTCTTCTGCACTTTTTGACGTATTTTCTTGGAGATGCTCCAGTTTCTCCTTCCTTGAAAACCTCGGTAGCTAATGGCCTAGAAACAATCCTCAAGTGAATAAGGTGACTTGATTTCCTGAAGTTTATGTCAGTtcaattttttgcattttagtttcttcaattttgtattttctcattgTTGCATGTTAACTTCTTGATTACTCGAGGCTTTGGTAAATCCTGCTAATCTCTTTTGTAATTGTAACTTAAGACTGTTGGGAACCTGATGTCTCTGCAttgtttgtaagaaaaaaaaaagcttagcaGATTTGAATTATCTTGTAGTTCTTACTTGAACCATAGTAAAATGTAGTCCTACGAATCAATGCAGGGGTTGGTATTTTTCTAACAAACATTATTATCCTTTTAGCATCTCATTATTCCCATGGAGATTTTCTTCTAGGTTTTTGGCTCATCTTAGGCTTGGTACTCGTAATGCTCGGAAACAACTTAAAGCAAGTCGTCTGTTAATGAACATCTATTAATTGGCCATAAAGTACACATCAAATTTGCTAGAGAAAGGATTAGTcaatgcataaatattaacacTCTTCCACAACCCTCTCTGATTTAGCTTGCTCAAGCATCTTGACAACATCAGCCATGGTAGGTCTCTCGGAGGGTcaatgcataaatattaacacTCTTCCACAACCCTCTCTGATTTAGCTTGCTCAAGCATCTTGACAACATCAGCCATGGTAGGTCTCTCGGAGGGCTCTGGTTCAAGGCACCTGAATGCAATTCTGAATACTTTGTTAATCTCATCAGCAGGACTGCACTTTAAGCTACTGTCAAGGACATACTCTCCTCTTTTATGTTCGACAACTGCCTTCACCTGTTCCAAGTTTCAACATACACAACCAGGTAATATATCAATACATGTAATATCACGTATTTTCAGACCAACACTAGAGGAAACCAGTAGTCGAGGCACCCTTTTCCCAGTTAAATAGCCAGTTCTAAATGTACACAAAACTTGACAGACATGTCTGATTGTACCAtgaaacttgatttattttacagTACAGGATTTGATGCAGTTAAGATGAGTTTTCTGTATTCAATATGGCTTCCATGGACCATTCTCTTGCACGTGTtagttaatatttaaatttattgagatGGCAATTTTTGAATGATTAATTATCATGGAAATCAAAAGGGCATTCCCTGCAGAAGCACTTTGGGAATTCATATAATCTCCTCTCCTCACCCACAAGAGAGCCTAGATTAAATTCAGTAGACTCACCCATGTTACAAGCTTGGTTCCTTCCTTGAAAAACTCTTCGTCTGTTGGTTTCCTTCCAGTTAGAAGTTCGAGCAGGACAACTCCGAAGCTGTATACATCCCCTTTCACGGTCGCCTTCCCCGTATCAAAGTACTCTGAAGAAGCACATATTTGAATATGTTAATTGTTAGATCAAAATAAGGGAAGAGACTGGATTTACAGTTATCTGGTGCTTTGGCATACCAGGAGCCAGGTATCCAAAAGTTCCTGCTACTAACGTGGAAACATGAGTCTTGTCAGGTTCCATCAACGTGGCCAATCCGAAATCAGAAACTTGAGCTTCCATGTTTTGATCCAGCAATATATTACTTGACTTGATATCTCGGTGAATTATGTGGGGGATGCAATCGTGATGCAGGTATGATATTCCTCTTGCTGCACCCAGTGCTATCTTATATCTGGATGGCCAATCCAAAAGCTTAGTCTCTTCCGATCTCCCTGCATCATCATCCACTTCAGTATTGAATACCTTTGAAATCAAGCATGCTTCAGATAAAACTCTAGCCTATAAGGAAATTACAGAACTGGCTATGAACATTGAACAGGGCATTCAATTCGAGAATATCATATTTTCAGTGCTGACAAACATTTAGGAAGAAAATGATTAGCGGTGTTTACTTGAAGCTATATTATGTTCATACCATGCAGGAACGTGTCCAAACTTCCATTAGGCATTAGCTCATATATGAGAAGATTATATTGAGGGGTAGTGCAATATCCATGAAGAGTGAGAATATTCCTATGCTTTATATCCCCCATGGCCTCCAGCTCTCTCTCGAATCCTCGATCTCTTTCCGCAGTACCCCTGTTTAGTCTTTTCACAGCGAATGCAGTAGACTCGTTTAGCATCAACTTGTACACTGTCCCATACCCTCCAGATCCAATTATGTCCTTGTAGCTCAATTTCAGTGTCTTCTTGAAGAGCTCATCGGATTTTAGAGATTGCATCATTGCAGACTTGAACATCACCATCTTCCCACCTGGAATTGCCATCGTAagatattaatatttgtttgattatgttaATTTCCAAGCAATTAAATTTATGTAGTGGTCAGTGTACCTGAAAAGCCATCTTCTTCATAAATCAAGTGCTTTCTTTTCCATCGCTTGTAGAGAAGGACTGAAATAACTATCTTCGATACTATAAAAGCAATGCAGCATACTGTGATGTAGAATGCGATATACTGAGCCTTGGCCATTTGAGCCTGCCAAGGCAGCTAGGATAAATGTCAAccgagctttgagatgtaaatcTTCCACCATAAATGAGAAACCAAAATCAGTTCACTCAAAAGGCAGCCAGCTAACAGGTATAACAGTAAGAGATCCATCATCAGTGGAGTAACTACAACAAGAATCCATTTCTAGAGAATGAAAGTAAGTAAACTATACAGGAAGCTAGAACAAGCTCTGGACGCTGTTATTTAAGCTCAACGCAAATCTTCTCTTTTGCTTCACAAATAGCTTCAACCCACCAAAAACTACAAAACCACTTACAATCTAAACAAAGAAAGTCTAAAGAGCAAACAAAACGAAGTAAAATGAAGAATCAGATATAAACACCAACAGTAACTTGGGAGTAAAGAGAAGGTAAGGTAGGGGCTATGCACTAACTGACCGTAGAAGCAGAGATGATTCTGTTCGTGATCATGGCATTTCCATTAGGATTAAGAAGGAAGATAAGAAAGAAACAATGGTGAAAGGGACAGGGAGGGAGGGAAGGAAAACTGTAGCGTGATTGGGATTGTTGACACACATGAGAAGCATTATTACAAGGCTCTAACTTTTCCTTGACAGcttcttattttctttctattttttgtgtATGCTTTTATTGACATTTTGTCTTTTCCATTCACTCACAACTCATTCTTTGACTCGTGACTCTAATTTTTGGCTTGCCACGTCATGCGTATCTATCTGCTTTATGACACGTGCTTAACTTTGATCCTGTTattgtagagagagaaagatatgATGTCGGTGAAGGCTGAAGAAGTTAGTTCCCCatcttgttattgttgtttcACATGCAGAGGAAAGCTCAAGGGGGGAGCTCGCCGAAATATTAGCCAAAACCCTATTTTATGCTATTAAGATAGCTTTTTAAGtgtcttgtctgaataaaaaattaattcattaagataacctcttaataaaataaaaatgatgattacacctatagttttgaaacccaacCCGGCTTGACAGATTGATTTGACCGACCAGAGAATAAAATCGGgtcgggttaaaaaaaaatagaagaaaaaaaaatctggtgtGACCCGATTGACCCGGTTAAAAACCTGGTTGCAatccgttgacttttatttttactaaaataatatcgtttgattttaaaaaaaaattaactcgaatGACCAGATAAAAATCCAGAACCCAGACCTTGAACCGGACtgagtttaaaaattatgattacaCCCTTAAAACTCACTTAAATACttgaaaaactataatttactCATTGTATATTATTCTTGTAATTTTGTGAGTTAATCTTTTTTACGTTCTGATAATTATAAGTTAGATCTTTTACTAAATCTTATTTTCAATCTAGGTTACcacttttaaatgttttttttttctataattgacgaggttaaaaaattaaattaaaaatgaaggatgttttttaaaaaaaaaaaatcaattaaattgcaagaagaaaacaaactaAGGATCAAGTTACAAATATGTAACCTAGTAAtaagaatttaaaatcaaaagatttgttttttctttgatctCAAGTTCGATTCATATGCTTACTTAATATAATGGTCACTGAAagcttatatgattattaactttagTGCTTGTGAGATTAGTTGAGATACGCGCAAGTTGGCTCGAACAcctacattaataataaaaataaaaagttgcaaacagaaatgaaaatacagagatttagtattgaattttttatttttattttttaagaaaaacttgaGATAATATAACTTGCAGTGTCCGTAGAAGAAAATCTAGAACAGAGGAGCTATCACTTCTCATAAATCACAGTCCCTCGACATTAACGTGTAAATAGttctaataaaaactaaatacatttttgtttttccccGTAGAAAcagtgtttttaatatttttaaatcgtttcaaaaataaaattgaagaagtCGTAAAGGCAATGTTAAGGTCATTGATTGCAGATGTTTTGGCAACCAGAAAGCTGGCAATAAAATGTGAACAAAAGGGAAGAATGACTCAGAGTACTTGCTTTCTCACCATGTAATCTTTCCCACCTGTATCGGAGCCTTTAGCATTCAAAgtaggagggagggagggagttGGGAATGTTCAAAGTCAGCATTGGCAATCTTGTTGTGGATCACCTCGAAAGCTGTGCGCTGTCGCTGAGTTTATCATCGAAGCAATTATTGAGCTTTGAAGTGGTTGAGTTGCTCTGCTCTTCTCCACTTCCAGtttcttcttttactttttgtttaatgaatttattcttcttctcttctttttccttttttttttttttggttagatGAGAAGTTATACAAGGATCCAGAATCTTTCTCATCTTGATTTCTTAccgtattttttataaatgaaattaaaggaTTAATCATTCTAATGTCTTCTTAAGAACTAGACAAGTTTCGTGTTGGTTCATACTTGAAATGTAAAGAATTGAATTGACAAAAGCCAAAAGTTGACAGGATAATATCTTGTTAAAACGCCTAGGGCTGACATTACAGCATTTCCCCCTCTGCTTCATGCGCATCACAGAAATGCATCTTGGAGAGgagaagaaatattaaataagaggaaaaagatgcagcagcagcagccaggAAGAGGATTAAGAATATACACAGATGATGATTCCATATCCCGAAAAGCAAAATCGGAAGGATATTCCTCTATGCCTCAATCAAGTTAATTGACGTTGTCTTACTATCCTGCATTTTCAATTAATGAATTGTTAATCCACCGAGAGAACAAGCATTACTTGGTATctccatcataaaaaaaaaattaaaaataaatcaagaataaaatatcTTGCCTTCCTAATCGAGAGAGCTCAGGCTCGGCAAACAGCATATCTTCTAGTGATTTCCCATTCATCTCGCTTTCCTCACTactgcaaggacacaacaaaggCAACCGCATGCTCAAGTCAATAACAAACAGggcttctttctcttcttctatcCTCTCTCccccatcaaaaaaaaaaaaaaaaaaacacaaaagctaGACATATAGATGCAATGCACACGTAAATATCTGGATAATTTAATAACCAAAGGGATgaatatattcaataatttatcgCCTAACATAGGGGGGATAAAGGAAGAAAGACGTAAGAATGGAAGAACACACCTGTAGATATAATCAAGGGAAAGAAGCCTGTGGTGAACAGTGTAATCGCTGCCAACGTAGGTCACAATTAAGCAACCTGCATCAGGATGGGGCCAGCTCCTTGAAGTAGGAAAGCGCAGTACAAATGTTCCAGGCTCTTGAAGACCCCGAGGACCCTGAAGTGACAGttctgcttcttcctttgtAATAAATCCTTCTATCCACTTTGGTGATGTAGAATTCCATATTGTGTTTATTGAATCGCTCGTTAATGTAAAAGCAACAGGGTACAACCAACGCCATAtcttctcaaaattttcttggGCCATATATTCCCCACATCCAGAAATTCTCCTCAGGAGCTCAAAATCCTGAAACAATTATTAACTCCGAATAGTTACAAAGTCTCCAAGTTGTGCACAAGTCACTCTTGAGCACCATTATAGCATGTTCAGCATAAAAAAGCTTCTTCTGGAGTTCATTGATTCAACAATTAGTGAATCAACACTACGATACATACTCCCATTATTCTCCCCAAGTAATACTGTAGGGCAGGAGCTTGCCTGAATACCCTTAACGACAAGTTCGTATGAAAAGGGGCTCATTAAGTTTAAGAGTGCATGTTAGAGTAAATCTTTCAAATTGGATGTCTTAGATTCAAATTATAATGAGCCAGAAAATACACATGCCTCATCTCATGCACGAGGCCATATCATTGCACCCCTAACAATGATCCAAAACTAGTAATATTATTTCCAAGCCACCAGTACATGAACCTCAATTTGTAAGCAGAGCATTGTGTGTTCTCATAATGAGGAcatgaagaaggaaaagaaaaggcaaccTGTTCGGTAAGAGATCTGGTACTGGAGCAAGTAATCCTCATAAATCGCTCTTCAATCTCAAAAATCACATTCTCCCATTGAATGTGGCGGTTGTTTTGTGAGATTGAATTCCAAAATTTGGTTCCTTCCTCTATCAACCTCTTTGATATCACTATCTGTCGCCTGAACAAGAAAGATGGTATTGTGAGTATTAAAACTAGACAATAGGCATCTCAAATGATTGAGAAATTCTACTTGTGTGGAGCGGCAACAGTTAGCAATGACAACTAGGTTAGTCAAATTATGAGCCATAGAGCTGTCAAAATGTCTATCCcctattttaacttttataaaagataaTGAAGATGAGGACATGAAGCTGGATCACTTCCCCAAGTTAATTTCACACAGGTAAGATCGGTCAACTTCATAGAGTTGTAGGCAACAATGCAATGCTCAGCCTTACTTCAATCCAGTGCAAGGGGCTACCATGATTTTTTGTTGTAACTTGCAAATgatagaagaagagagaaaaaaacttgGCCCACACATGACCAGGCAAAAGAAATCCAGTGAGTTTGACATGAAAATGTGAAGTGAATTGTTTGTAACTAAAATCAACCAAATCGCTGTCATCAAAAAACATTAGCAAAGGATCATCATGCTAGACACGTTTCAACAAACCTATTATGAGATAATCAAAAAATCAGTTCCTGTACTTTGTCAGATATCCATTCCTAAACCGCAGCTTTTTCAATTTGAGTTCCTATAAATTTAAACATTCATTAATTaggaaatttattttgaaaatacccTTGATATGGCAATGGTTTAAATACTCATGagcaaagtaattttttttaaatgtacttGATTGATCATTTTTCAAGAGTACAAGAACTCAACTTATAAAAGTTATAGCATAGAACTCATAGAGATTTTGATATCGTACAGGCACCAAGATTATGATTACTTTAACCTACTAATAACTAATCAGGCATAGAATACTCAAACAAAACTGCGTCCAGAATGAACCAAACCCTTACATACCTGTGGTGTGAACATCCTGAGTACAATGAAACCTCATTTGCAAGTCTAAAAAGCTCTTCTTCAGAGGCAGAGGTTGCAACCTCCTTCAGCAGAAGAGCCCTGTCAGTCAAGCCTCCCAGGCAGTATTTAAAAATGATCACATCAGAAATTGAATAGCCGCCACTTGACATAATATTGAAATCCGATAACCTTTCTTCAATACTGTCTGATACAGATGGTGAATTGTCTGCTTCTTCAATATTCTCTGCTCCCCTGGCTAATTGTGTCCCTGCTTCATTTGCAACCTAGATTAAAAAATGGTGATGCAGTTAGAATCATGCCAACATAATACAATAATGAAATTAGGGAGAATAAACTTCAACTTCCAACCAAACATTTCTTAATAAATGAGTCTCTCCAACatcacagttaaaaaaaaaaatttgataaactATACAATATCTCAAGGAAAGGGCCTgcaaggaaaatgttttccaagtAGAAAAAATATCATCCACCACCCATGCTGCACATTTGGTATGGGATTTCTGTATCCAGAACAACATACAGAAAATAAAGTACCCAACTTCATGGTATTGAGTTGAGAATTGGAGAATAAAAGTAAATATCATAGATTATATGCTTATTTCATCCACAGTTATTACATGTTTTCTGAAAATCACTTGTCCTTCTCTTACCTAAAGACATAATTTCAAGCACCAACTTTGGTCATGTCAACAGTGGGCCCCAAGAATAAAAAACAGGCACCAAACAATCTTCTGTAAATCATgtggaacaaaaagaaaaaaaaaagacagaaaaaacAAGACTAAAAAGCGAAAGATACCTTAGCAAAAAACATAGGAGAAAAGTTTTAATGATATGGGAGCCAGATATTTGAACAATCAAATAAATGATACAAGGTGATCTCCACAAATATCCTATCGATGGATAGTTATGCTTACAGTAGTCATTCAACTATTCATACTAATACTACTACAATCACAAGGAAGGTGAGAATGATGATTGCAATGATAAATACAAGAAAGAATGGTGAttgtaatgaaaattaaaagaaaactcaTTTTATACCTGATTAGTTGTCCAAGTATCAGAGTAGCATGCCACATCTGGCTGCCCCGTTGCAGATGTCCTTTCTTTCCCCAGTTTGATCCGTTTTGATGATGGACTGGGTCTTATTTTATGGATAGAGTTTTGCTGCAATTCCAAGGATCCATTACATAGTCCAAatgattgatatttatttaaagggTCAGCAGCAGAGGTTGGCCTTTTCCATGTCAGAGATGTGCGAGGATTACGACTTCGAGAGATGCAACGGATTGGATGGGAAAATGCCTCTAGGAAATGATACCCACTGAATTTTGGAATTTCTAATTTAATGCGGAAAAGCCTATTATCACACTTGGATGAAAGCTGACATGGGAATGAAAGCAGAATCACTAGCAAATTCCATAAATATTGATAGCAAGAACCCAAATTGCAAAGTAAACAAATTTAATCTCCTGAGAATTAGCGAATCCAGAATCCCATTCCAGAAATTAACAATTTCCTTGCACCATAAGCAGAATACTGCTTCGTGGCACATGGGCAGGTACCAAACCAAAAGGCATACCGCTTTGGAGTTAAGACTTTTAATAGCCTTGCCTACCAGAGCAGGGGCATGAACCACAAGGAGACCCAAGACCAGCATTGTATGCATTTAAAATATACTTGTAACAATGggaaaaaagaacaagatgtgCCAAGAAGGTAAGATCAGCCtaaataagatatatttttgctttttaattaaaaaaaaaaaaggtaactcACAGACTCATTCAAGTTGAGTGCACCCAACATGGGAAACATCTACGTTATTATTCAGGAACAATAATGATGATTATTTCAGCTAAATGTAAACGACTCTACTTTAATACAGTGTTCATCAATTTGTGAATATGCAACACAAACTTTTTGCAAATATGCAGCAGCATTTAAATTATCTACAGATTGATGTCTAGGATATAACATGACCAGATGGAAAATCATAATAATTGTATGCTTATTTATAATGCAAATTCACAGACTGATCAAGGTCAAGAAACAGCTGCCAACTGCATCAGACTGCAAGCTGCAAGTTAGCTGCAGATAAGGTTGGTCCCATTGCTGCAATCTCCATTAGAGGTATATATGGTAAGCAGAGTTTATTTCAGATAACCACAGCAATATGATTGTGTTCTTTAAACTTTCAGTCTTGTAGGAAAATAATGCATATAGAATGCTAAAGACATTTTCTGGGAAAACTgagaggaagaaaataatagtgGAAATGAACATAAGAATGTTCATCTTGTCCATGCATAGAAGAAGAGCACTTGTACACTGGATAAGTGACCAGAAACATTTTTCAAGTCTGACATTACTACCTGGGATATTTTGAGCTTCAAGGATGCATGCCCATGCAATAGTTTGCCTGGTCTATCATACGAAGCAAATTCTATCCCATCACAGCTTGCCAAAAGGGGATCTTCATCATCAGATGTTTTCTCCACAGGAAGCCCACTGTCCGCATAAACCAGTGAAGCAACAATCTATTAAAGCAAGTAATGTGCAAATGTTAGTACAAGAAGAAATGCCaaaaatacaagtaaaataTGGTAAAATGCACTACTGGAAACCCAGAGATACAGACCTCCAATTCCTCGTTTACAGCCTGGCATATTGCATTTAATAAAACCACATCCAAGGAAAAAATCCTTCGACATGAAGCCTGCAAACAGAAATATGAGAAGAAAATCTTAGAATGCTGCTATTTGATTCATAACTTCCACAATGTTAACATATCCTGTAGGAAAATTAATTGTCTGTTTGTCCACACTCCACAACCTCTAGAGGATTTCATTCGACCCAATTTATGAGTTTGAGAGAGATAGAGATAGGAAGATTCTTGGTGTTGCACGGTGCTTTCAATTATTTGGTAAACTATGTTTGGAGAGCAAATGTCGACATAAATAGAAATCAATTCTTATCTAATCAGTTAATTTGGTATAGAGTGGCTTTCTTGGCTTCCTATGGTGCTCTACAACTGAAGCTTTCCGAGGGCTTTCTAACCTGATATATTGTGAGACTGGAAGCAGTTTTCTACTTGTAATAAAAGGCTAACATTAGTAGAACGCCTCACAGCAAAACAAAAGCAAtagaaatgagaaatgagaaatgagaagcAGAAAATGCCCACAAAATTTACATGGTTCACCACAGAGCATTGATTCAACCATAAAATTAGGAGGGGAATGGAAAATACAATGGAGGTTCTAAATTAACCAAAATACGACCTGAAACACCTTTGTATACAACCAAAAGTAATAAATCCTAATTTGAGGTTTTCACCTAATTTGTTGGGCCAGATCACAAGTTGTTTGACCAAACAAATTTCAAGACAAACCTCCTAGTATTAGCAGCTAGTTTTAAATTTGTGGATACTTTTTCCTCCTTTCTTCCATTTCCTtaatatgatttcttttttcaattacaaCAGAACAGATATGATAAGATTCATATGTAATAAATGATGAACATTAGTATAACCTAAAT
This genomic interval from Populus alba chromosome 1, ASM523922v2, whole genome shotgun sequence contains the following:
- the LOC118027484 gene encoding receptor-like serine/threonine-protein kinase At1g78530, giving the protein MAKAQYIAFYITVCCIAFIVSKIVISVLLYKRWKRKHLIYEEDGFSGGKMVMFKSAMMQSLKSDELFKKTLKLSYKDIIGSGGYGTVYKLMLNESTAFAVKRLNRGTAERDRGFERELEAMGDIKHRNILTLHGYCTTPQYNLLIYELMPNGSLDTFLHGRSEETKLLDWPSRYKIALGAARGISYLHHDCIPHIIHRDIKSSNILLDQNMEAQVSDFGLATLMEPDKTHVSTLVAGTFGYLAPEYFDTGKATVKGDVYSFGVVLLELLTGRKPTDEEFFKEGTKLVTWVKAVVEHKRGEYVLDSSLKCSPADEINKVFRIAFRCLEPEPSERPTMADVVKMLEQAKSERVVEEC
- the LOC118063576 gene encoding SH2 domain-containing protein A isoform X2 yields the protein MGSDNNNVINRKDYILLKDFRKEIEVENEKDFSISFWVYLINSSTAAFPATIIKQVYSDISSDAPFLVLNEKKIMTLFPFFHAHKETTNFSNSTSMEIEFPLENWIHVGCEVVTDMLRFHINGKIVGEQPQSFSLDKSSNSNGLRKITLAGAGGDDGLQGYVHHVEVLPLSMSIKEHYVKDPPVRLSIDLSSTSEIDEDSDRIWNIVGGKASCRRIFSLDVVLLNAICQAVNEELEIVASLVYADSGLPVEKTSDDEDPLLASCDGIEFASYDRPGKLLHGHASLKLKISQLSSKCDNRLFRIKLEIPKFSGYHFLEAFSHPIRCISRSRNPRTSLTWKRPTSAADPLNKYQSFGLCNGSLELQQNSIHKIRPSPSSKRIKLGKERTSATGQPDVACYSDTWTTNQVANEAGTQLARGAENIEEADNSPSVSDSIEERLSDFNIMSSGGYSISDVIIFKYCLGGLTDRALLLKEVATSASEEELFRLANEVSLYSGCSHHRRQIVISKRLIEEGTKFWNSISQNNRHIQWENVIFEIEERFMRITCSSTRSLTEQDFELLRRISGCGEYMAQENFEKIWRWLYPVAFTLTSDSINTIWNSTSPKWIEGFITKEEAELSLQGPRGLQEPGTFVLRFPTSRSWPHPDAGCLIVTYVGSDYTVHHRLLSLDYIYSSEESEMNGKSLEDMLFAEPELSRLGRIVRQRQLT
- the LOC118063576 gene encoding SH2 domain-containing protein A isoform X1; its protein translation is MGSDNNNVINRKDYILLKDFRKEIEVENEKDFSISFWVYLINSSTAAFPATIIKQVYSDISSDAPFLVLNEKKIMTLFPFFHAHKETTNFSNSTSMEIEFPLENWIHVGCEVVTDMLRFHINGKIVGEQPQSFSLDKSSNSNGLRKITLAGAGGDDGLQGYVHHVEVLPLSMSIKEHYVKDPPVRLSIDLSSTSEIDEDSDRIWNIVGGKASCRRIFSLDVVLLNAICQAVNEELEIVASLVYADSGLPVEKTSDDEDPLLASCDGIEFASYDRPGKLLHGHASLKLKISQLSSKCDNRLFRIKLEIPKFSGYHFLEAFSHPIRCISRSRNPRTSLTWKRPTSAADPLNKYQSFGLCNGSLELQQNSIHKIRPSPSSKRIKLGKERTSATGQPDVACYSDTWTTNQVANEAGTQLARGAENIEEADNSPSVSDSIEERLSDFNIMSSGGYSISDVIIFKYCLGGLTDRALLLKEVATSASEEELFRLANEVSLYSGCSHHRRQIVISKRLIEEGTKFWNSISQNNRHIQWENVIFEIEERFMRITCSSTRSLTEQDFELLRRISGCGEYMAQENFEKIWRWLYPVAFTLTSDSINTIWNSTSPKWIEGFITKEEAELSLQGPRGLQEPGTFVLRFPTSRSWPHPDAGCLIVTYVGSDYTVHHRLLSLDYIYRCVLPFLRLSSFIPPMLGDKLLNIFIPLVIKLSRYLRVHCIYMSSFCVFFFFFLMGERG